One segment of Panicum virgatum strain AP13 chromosome 1K, P.virgatum_v5, whole genome shotgun sequence DNA contains the following:
- the LOC120652878 gene encoding putative receptor protein kinase ZmPK1, which yields MRVHTILASAFLLLASWPSSTHSASGRRRNTLWRGDSIAVEDASGDVLVSPGGNFSCGFYKVATNAYTFAIWFARSADATVAWTANRDAPVNGHGSRAGFRKDASLVLQDLDGRVVWSTNTSGTQADRAQLLDTGNLVVADAAGRVLWQSFDWPTDTLLPEQPITRYKRLVSASARGLLYSGYYNLYFDSNNILNLMYDGPEISSNYWPDPFKQWWENDRTAYNNSRYGSLDRHGAFSASDQTQFNSSDMGEGVTRRLTLDYDGNLRLYSLDGGDGRWLVTWAALPRACDVHGVCGRYGVCAYLPALACSCPEGFVASDAGDWSKGCRREFDLRCGEPVYFAEMPSVDYWGFDFNYTRRLTMETCRQICLDDCNCEAFGYKMGTGECYPKISLWNGGAPNINQNIFLKVPTRVKNLSPAVLDFHGHACTVHEQNASVVSASSYFHVRGNKINFVYFYSFLAVAFVVEAIFIVVGYLFVFRADPAAGRVGDEEGYALLFSQFRRFAYDELSDATGKFADKVGWGASGTVYKGVLDDGRSIAVKRLDDLTQADEVFRSEMSMIGRINHMNLVRVWGYCSEHSHRILVSEFVEKGSLDKALFGGDGALLGWHSRYRIAVGVAKGLAYLHHECLEWIVHCDVKPENILLDAELEPKITDFGLVKLLSRDACGRLVLSRAQGTRGYIAPEWATSLPITGKADVYSFGIVLLELIRGQRVCDWVVDGRGGDDDVVVWLRENKRMMNLDLDDESSSWMEDKFVDPRLRSDFSHLQAAAMLELAVSCVDDDPNRRPSMNVVLEKLLSLEDDTPARYA from the coding sequence ATGAGAGTACACACCATCCTCGCCTCGGCCTTTCTCCTGCTCGCCTCGTGGCCTTCCTCCACGCATTCGGCAAGCGGACGCCGCCGGAACACTCTATGGCGCGGCGACTCAATCGCCGTGGAGGACGCCTCCGGCGACGTCCTCGTGTCCCCCGGCGGCAACTTCTCCTGCGGCTTCTACAAGGTGGCCACCAACGCCTACACGTTCGCCATATGGTTCGCCCGCTCCGCCGACGCCACCGTGGCGTGGACGGCCAACCGCGACGCCCCCGTCAACGGCCATGGCTCGCGCGCCGGGTTCCGCAAGGACGCCTCGTTGGTGCTGCAGGACTTGGACGGCCGCGTGGTGTGGAGCACGAACACCAGCGGCACGCAGGCCGACCGCGCGCAGCTCCTCGACACCGGCAACCTCGTCGTAGCCGACGCCGCCGGGCGCGTGCTCTGGCAGAGCTTCGACTGGCCGACGGACACGCTCCTCCCGGAGCAGCCCATCACCCGGTACAAGCGGCTGGTGTCGGCGTCGGCGAGGGGCTTGCTGTACTCCGGCTACTACAACTTGTACTTCGACAGCAACAACATCCTCAACCTCATGTACGACGGCCCGGAGATCAGCAGCAACTACTGGCCGGACCCCTTCAAGCAGTGGTGGGAGAACGACCGGACGGCCTATAACAACAGTCGGTACGGCAGCCTCGACAGGCACGGCGCCTTCTCGGCGAGCGATCAGACGCAGTTCAACTCCTCCGACATGGGCGAGGGCGTCACGAGGCGGCTGACGCTGGACTACGACGGCAACCTCCGGCTGTACAGCCTCGATGGCGGCGACGGGCGCTGGCTCGTCACGTGGGCGGCGCTCCCGCGGGCGTGCGACGTGCACGGGGTCTGCGGGCGCTACGGCGTGTGCGCGTACCTGCCGGCGCTGGCGTGCTCGTGCCCGGAGGGGTTCGTCGCCAGCGACGCCGGCGACTGGAGCAAGGGGTGCCGGCGCGAGTTCGACCTCCGGTGCGGCGAGCCCGTCTACTTCGCGGAGATGCCGAGCGTTGACTACTGGGGATTCGACTTCAACTACACCAGGAGGCTCACGATGGAGACGTGCCGGCAGATATGCCTGGACGACTGCAACTGCGAGGCATTCGGCTACAAGATGGGCACCGGCGAGTGCTACCCCAAGATCTCCCTCTGGAACGGCGGGGCTCCCAACATCAACCAAAACATCTTCCTCAAGGTCCCGACGCGCGTCAAGAACCTGAGCCCGGCCGTGCTGGACTTCCATGGCCACGCCTGCACGGTGCACGAACAGAACGCCAGCGTCGTCAGCGCCTCCTCCTACTTCCATGTCAGGGGGAACAAGATCAACTTCGTCTACTTCTACTCGTTTCTCGCGGTGGCGTTCGTCGTGGAGGCCATTTTCATCGTCGTTGGGTacctgttcgtcttccgcgctGACCCCGCCGCAGGACGGGTCGGCGATGAAGAAGGGTACGCGCTGTTGTTCAGCCAGTTCAGGAGGTTCGCCTACGACGAGCTCTCCGATGCGACTGGCAAGTTCGCGGACAAGGTCGGATGGGGCGCGTCGGGGACCGTGTACAAGGGTGTGCTGGACGACGGCCGGAGCATCGCCGTGAAGCGACTGGACGACCTGACGCAGGCCGACGAGGTGTTCCGGTCGGAGATGAGCATGATCGGGCGGATCAACCACATGAACCTTGTCAGGGTGTGGGGGTACTGCTCCGAGCACTCGCACCGGATCCTGGTCTCCGAGTTTGTGGAGAAGGGCTCGCTCGACAAGGCCCTCTTCGGGGGCGACGGCGCGTTGCTGGGGTGGCACTCGAGGTACAGGATTGCCGTCGGCGTCGCCAAGGGCCTGGCCTACCTCCACCACGAGTGCCTGGAGTGGATCGTGCACTGCGACGTCAAGCCGGAGAACATCCTGCTGGACGCCGAGCTTGAACCCAAGATCACCGACTTCGGGCTGGTGAAGCTGCTCAGCCGGGACGCGTGCGGGCGGCTGGTGCTGTCCAGGGCGCAGGGCACCAGGGGGTACATCGCGCCGGAGTGGGCGACGAGCCTCCCGATCACAGGGAAGGccgacgtgtacagcttcggcATCGTGCTGCTGGAGCTGATCAGGGGGCAGAGGGTCTGCGACTGGGTGGTGGACGGCAGGGGAGGAGACGATGATGTGGTCGTCTGGCTCCGGGAGAATAAGAGGATGATGAACCTTGACCTTGACGACGAGAGTTCGTCGTGGATGGAAGACAAGTTTGTCGATCCCCGGTTGCGCAGCGATTTCAGCCActtgcaggcggcggcgatgttGGAGCTGGCGGTGTCGTGCGTGGATGACGATCCCAATAGGAGGCCCAGCATGAACGTTGTTCTGGAGAAGCTGCTCTCGCTGGAAGATGACACGCCTGCGCGCTATGCGTGA
- the LOC120696089 gene encoding uncharacterized protein LOC120696089 isoform X2, whose translation MEAAAGSAPNRRVRFQRDGDVGVPQFGEALQRRRLPSDRLPLIPFTCDRCDHDASAFWEQQALSARGYTARTIVPACNAVVDMSTNSRDLIERELAAFGQSLDNLKNAMPTLLHCRSVHALMLPEIFVTCGFFLTNNFSCYMFFSRNASYPVILPSKLMSSKPYQMVISQLCCWGAASFSDKPRAVATQLHKCMLV comes from the exons ATGGAAGCGGCCGCGGGGTCGGCTCCTAATAGGCGCGTGCGGTTCCAGAGGGATGGGGACGTCGGAGTTCCCCAATTCGGGGAAGcactgcagcggcggcgactgCCATCAGATCGACTTCCTCTAATCCCCTTCACCTGCGACCGCTGCGACCAC GATGCATCGGCATTTTGGGAGCAACAAGCATTATCAGCTAGAGGATATACGGCAAGGACAATTGTCCCTGCCTGCAATGCAGTGGTAGACATGTCAACAAACTCAAGAGACCTCATAGAGCGAGAATTAGCTGCATTTGGCCAGAGCTTGGATAATCTGAAGAATGCAATGCCTACACTACTGCATTGTCGATCAGTTCATGCATTGATGCTTCCTGAAATATTTGTGACTTGTGgtttttttcttacaaataactTTTCTTGTTACATGTTCTTCAGCAGAAATGCATCTTATCCAGTTATCCTCCCATCCAAATTAATGAGTTCTAA GCCATATCAAATGGTTATCAGTCAACTATGCTGCTG GGGTGCAGCTTCTTTTTCTGATAAGCCACGAGCCGTTGCTACTCAATTGCACAAGTGCATGCTTGTCTAA
- the LOC120696089 gene encoding uncharacterized protein LOC120696089 isoform X1: MEAAAGSAPNRRVRFQRDGDVGVPQFGEALQRRRLPSDRLPLIPFTCDRCDHDASAFWEQQALSARGYTARTIVPACNAVVDMSTNSRDLIERELAAFGQSLDNLKNAMPTLLHCRSVHALMLPEIFVTCGFFLTNNFSCYMFFSRNASYPVILPSKLMSSKPYQMVISQLCCWSVRVQLLFLISHEPLLLNCTSACLSNCC; the protein is encoded by the exons ATGGAAGCGGCCGCGGGGTCGGCTCCTAATAGGCGCGTGCGGTTCCAGAGGGATGGGGACGTCGGAGTTCCCCAATTCGGGGAAGcactgcagcggcggcgactgCCATCAGATCGACTTCCTCTAATCCCCTTCACCTGCGACCGCTGCGACCAC GATGCATCGGCATTTTGGGAGCAACAAGCATTATCAGCTAGAGGATATACGGCAAGGACAATTGTCCCTGCCTGCAATGCAGTGGTAGACATGTCAACAAACTCAAGAGACCTCATAGAGCGAGAATTAGCTGCATTTGGCCAGAGCTTGGATAATCTGAAGAATGCAATGCCTACACTACTGCATTGTCGATCAGTTCATGCATTGATGCTTCCTGAAATATTTGTGACTTGTGgtttttttcttacaaataactTTTCTTGTTACATGTTCTTCAGCAGAAATGCATCTTATCCAGTTATCCTCCCATCCAAATTAATGAGTTCTAA GCCATATCAAATGGTTATCAGTCAACTATGCTGCTGGTCAGTAA GGGTGCAGCTTCTTTTTCTGATAAGCCACGAGCCGTTGCTACTCAATTGCACAAGTGCATGCTTGTCTAACTGTTGCTAG